One window of Solwaraspora sp. WMMA2056 genomic DNA carries:
- a CDS encoding acyltransferase domain-containing protein, whose amino-acid sequence MNLDETAARLGVPVADVERVHRLAGDRPSAPLPARADAPAILDRLAVRPDDAAEIMAGWPDPDSPLWTPELRWLLDRTIALVRADLGGYGWLAPGPELPRDRGPAWRHLYVYAYLALVDVVRAYHRAHGIADAVSWATLADLGRNLAIDRRMRGEGWPVMQAWLTLHVRGGLYELGRLQHHRSDTAIELHIPDAGPLTPEAVSASLDAARAFFPRHFPDGRYAAFACGSWLLDPQLREYLPADSNIVRFQRRFELEPYQEQDGPDADVEVLRFVFRTLSTPLDALPRRTVLQRAVVDHLSAGRHWQWRRGRFPS is encoded by the coding sequence GTGAACCTGGACGAGACCGCCGCCCGGCTCGGGGTGCCCGTCGCCGACGTCGAGCGGGTGCACCGGCTCGCCGGTGACCGGCCGTCGGCTCCGCTGCCGGCCAGGGCCGACGCGCCCGCGATCCTGGACCGGCTCGCGGTGCGGCCGGACGACGCCGCCGAAATCATGGCCGGCTGGCCGGATCCCGACTCGCCGCTGTGGACTCCGGAGCTGCGCTGGCTGCTCGACCGGACGATCGCCCTGGTCCGGGCCGACCTCGGCGGCTACGGCTGGCTGGCACCCGGCCCGGAGCTGCCCCGCGACCGGGGACCCGCCTGGCGGCACCTCTACGTGTACGCGTACCTGGCCCTGGTCGACGTCGTCCGGGCGTACCACCGCGCCCACGGCATCGCCGACGCCGTGTCCTGGGCGACCCTCGCGGACCTGGGCCGCAACCTCGCCATCGACCGGCGGATGCGTGGCGAGGGCTGGCCGGTGATGCAGGCCTGGCTGACCCTGCACGTGCGCGGCGGCCTCTACGAGCTGGGCCGGCTGCAGCACCACCGCAGCGACACCGCCATCGAACTGCACATCCCCGACGCGGGGCCGCTGACCCCGGAGGCGGTCAGCGCGTCACTCGACGCGGCCCGCGCGTTCTTCCCCCGGCACTTCCCCGACGGGCGGTACGCGGCGTTCGCCTGCGGGTCGTGGCTGCTCGACCCGCAACTGCGGGAGTACCTGCCGGCGGACTCGAACATCGTCCGGTTCCAGCGCCGGTTCGAGCTGGAGCCGTACCAGGAGCAGGACGGGCCGGACGCCGACGTCGAGGTGCTGCGGTTCGTGTTCCGCACCCTGAGCACGCCGCTCGACGCGCTACCACGCCGTACCGTTCTGCAACGCGCCGTCGTCGACCACCTGTCCGCCGGCCGCCACTGGCAGTGGCGCCGCGGTCGCTTCCCGAGCTGA
- a CDS encoding retropepsin-like aspartic protease gives MSRHQGLLPSGSARAAWRAWTRGDVSEVERLAAQVSPRQRAHLLFLTDYVCGRYEQALAHHATLRPGPLGFRRLDGLVAQALLHLDRPAEAAAYLRRRRPRRPTPPDLQLRVDHPLTSSLGRTTTLPFADHALAPYLPAVAATIDGHQVNAVIDTGGPFIVMGTPRADALGIRLVATGRQHHGTTRTDSYTGLAHELTLGDATLTNVPVEAMPTLKGGQDVVVIGTNVLQRFLTTVDYPGERLLLSPRRDPDGSATHQALLGTWPEAARIPFHLWSDHYMFARGGFGDRQDLNYFIDSGLAYVVRGDDGSPPRQACLYATARRYRSWGVPRARAAGPHFDTDAPISLGPLRQQRQFVATAPGRRAPWASFGGVRIDGLLSHAFLSRYAWTIDFDRHEYAFRQPAQLS, from the coding sequence GTGAGCCGGCACCAGGGGCTGCTGCCGAGTGGGTCCGCACGCGCCGCGTGGCGGGCGTGGACCCGGGGAGACGTCAGCGAGGTCGAACGGCTGGCGGCGCAGGTGAGCCCTCGGCAACGCGCGCACCTGCTGTTCCTCACCGACTACGTGTGCGGACGCTACGAACAGGCGCTGGCACACCACGCGACGCTGCGACCAGGGCCGCTGGGCTTCAGGCGGTTGGACGGGCTCGTCGCGCAGGCACTGCTGCATCTGGACAGACCAGCCGAAGCGGCGGCGTACCTGCGCCGGCGACGGCCGCGACGACCGACACCGCCGGACCTTCAGCTGCGAGTGGACCACCCGCTGACAAGCAGCCTCGGCCGCACCACGACACTGCCGTTCGCCGACCACGCGTTGGCGCCGTACCTGCCGGCGGTGGCCGCGACCATCGACGGCCACCAGGTGAACGCCGTCATCGACACCGGCGGGCCTTTCATCGTCATGGGCACCCCGCGCGCCGACGCGCTCGGCATCCGGCTCGTCGCCACCGGCCGGCAGCACCACGGCACCACCCGCACCGACAGCTACACCGGCCTCGCCCACGAGCTGACCCTCGGCGACGCCACGCTGACCAACGTGCCCGTCGAGGCGATGCCCACGTTGAAAGGCGGCCAGGATGTAGTGGTCATCGGCACCAACGTCCTGCAACGGTTCCTCACCACCGTCGACTACCCCGGCGAACGGCTGCTCCTGTCGCCCCGTCGCGACCCCGACGGGTCAGCCACGCATCAGGCGTTGCTCGGCACTTGGCCCGAGGCCGCACGCATTCCGTTCCACCTGTGGAGTGACCATTACATGTTCGCCCGTGGCGGTTTCGGCGACCGCCAGGATCTCAACTACTTCATCGACTCCGGGCTCGCGTACGTCGTCCGGGGCGACGACGGATCGCCGCCCCGGCAGGCCTGCCTGTACGCGACAGCCCGGCGGTACCGCTCCTGGGGAGTCCCCCGTGCCCGCGCCGCCGGCCCGCACTTCGACACCGACGCACCGATCTCACTCGGCCCGCTGCGGCAGCAGCGGCAGTTCGTAGCCACCGCACCGGGTAGACGTGCACCGTGGGCGTCGTTCGGCGGCGTACGGATCGACGGTCTGCTGTCGCACGCCTTCCTGAGCAGGTACGCCTGGACCATCGACTTCGACCGGCACGAGTACGCCTTCCGCCAGCCGGCCCAGCTCTCGTGA
- a CDS encoding helix-turn-helix transcriptional regulator: protein MRRAEPVESSRKRDEFADTIRQRRRALGLRQDELADLAGVSERFVYGLENGKRTVQLDKVLAVISTLGLHLELRRGAGREITTGRGEADAPQNRV, encoded by the coding sequence ATGCGACGGGCCGAACCTGTGGAGAGCAGCCGGAAGCGCGACGAGTTCGCCGACACCATCCGCCAGCGGCGGCGCGCGCTCGGGTTGCGCCAGGACGAGCTGGCCGACCTCGCCGGAGTCTCCGAACGGTTCGTCTACGGGTTGGAGAACGGCAAACGGACCGTACAACTCGACAAGGTCCTCGCTGTGATCTCGACCCTCGGCCTGCATCTGGAGCTACGCCGTGGCGCAGGCCGCGAGATCACCACGGGTCGAGGTGAGGCTGACGCACCTCAAAATCGCGTTTGA
- a CDS encoding helix-turn-helix transcriptional regulator: MAVDGDDAGAAVARQRLALMLQNLRKQARNKDGTPITIEQAAQHMERARPTAHRIINGLPGVRVKDHDVKSLAELFGADDETTATMLALAAATRVKGWFSRFRDVLPPGFDMYIGLEAAAQSVWAYEGERVHGLLQTEEYAREILRISATDGPKAADAEFERRVAVRMRRQEILTRSDNPVDFTVVLGEAVLHRAIGGPAVMARQLQQINERGTLPNVSVRVVPYSVGAHYGIDTGPFAVITFPEQGGPATAYMDNFTGHLLTHKPSDISRFEAAAAAINRSALNETASRNLIHQRAKELSHAK, from the coding sequence GTGGCAGTCGACGGAGACGATGCCGGCGCGGCCGTGGCTCGTCAGCGCCTGGCGCTGATGCTGCAGAACCTGCGCAAACAGGCGCGGAACAAGGACGGCACCCCGATAACGATCGAGCAGGCCGCGCAGCACATGGAGCGCGCCCGTCCCACCGCTCACCGGATCATCAACGGCCTGCCCGGCGTACGGGTCAAGGACCACGACGTGAAGTCCCTGGCCGAGCTGTTCGGCGCGGACGACGAGACCACGGCAACGATGCTGGCGCTGGCAGCAGCAACCAGGGTCAAGGGCTGGTTCTCACGGTTCCGCGACGTGCTCCCGCCCGGCTTCGACATGTACATCGGCCTGGAGGCCGCAGCTCAATCGGTCTGGGCCTACGAGGGCGAGCGCGTCCACGGACTCCTGCAGACCGAGGAGTACGCGCGGGAGATCCTTCGGATCTCAGCTACCGACGGCCCGAAAGCCGCAGATGCCGAGTTCGAACGCCGCGTCGCCGTCAGGATGCGCCGACAGGAGATCCTGACAAGATCAGACAATCCCGTCGACTTCACCGTCGTGCTCGGCGAGGCCGTGCTGCACCGCGCCATCGGTGGACCAGCCGTGATGGCCCGCCAACTACAGCAGATCAACGAGCGGGGCACCCTGCCGAACGTCTCCGTCCGGGTCGTGCCGTACAGCGTCGGCGCGCACTACGGCATCGACACGGGGCCGTTCGCGGTCATAACGTTCCCGGAGCAAGGCGGGCCGGCAACGGCCTACATGGACAACTTCACCGGCCACCTCCTGACCCACAAACCGTCCGATATCAGTCGATTCGAGGCCGCAGCGGCAGCCATCAACCGCAGCGCCCTGAACGAAACCGCATCCAGGAACCTGATCCACCAGAGAGCGAAGGAGCTATCCCATGCCAAGTAG
- a CDS encoding helix-turn-helix domain-containing protein gives MASDSTELRIAALERRVEQLETAAGRGGGGSGTGRAAGSEALGLLDRLREQRAEASGEPTETGSITYAGAAGFGRREYQWVMEHRVQDLAAADWAAAAGTLESLGSPARLALLAALLGAPRTRMQLQEVLGESSTGHLYHHLRVLQTAGLLAQPRRGEYELTPRAVIPLLTIIAATSDLDTGGQPPPAEEER, from the coding sequence GTGGCATCGGATTCAACGGAGCTGCGGATCGCCGCGCTGGAGCGGCGCGTCGAGCAGTTGGAAACGGCGGCAGGCCGGGGCGGCGGTGGGTCGGGCACCGGTCGAGCAGCCGGAAGCGAAGCGTTGGGGCTGCTCGACCGGCTACGTGAGCAGCGTGCCGAGGCCTCCGGAGAGCCGACGGAGACCGGCTCGATCACCTATGCGGGGGCAGCCGGGTTCGGCCGCCGCGAATACCAGTGGGTCATGGAGCATCGCGTCCAGGATCTCGCCGCCGCCGACTGGGCAGCCGCCGCCGGCACGCTCGAATCCCTCGGCAGCCCGGCACGCCTGGCCCTGCTCGCCGCACTGCTCGGCGCGCCACGCACCCGTATGCAGCTGCAGGAGGTGCTCGGCGAAAGTTCGACCGGACATCTCTACCACCATCTGCGCGTCCTACAGACGGCCGGCCTGCTCGCCCAGCCCCGCCGTGGCGAGTACGAGCTGACCCCGCGAGCAGTCATCCCTCTGCTGACCATCATCGCCGCAACTTCCGACCTCGACACCGGCGGCCAACCGCCGCCAGCGGAGGAGGAGCGGTGA
- a CDS encoding type II toxin-antitoxin system VapC family toxin: MIYLDSAAVVKLVRQEVCSADLVSWLNKHDDVPLVSSALVEVEVPRALRRAAPQALIGVPAAVGRLFRLEIDSTIRATAAAFAEPTLRSLDAIHLATAQVLTNESGTALTAFVTYDRRLLDHAKEAGLPVASPGQN, translated from the coding sequence GTGATCTATCTCGATTCAGCTGCCGTCGTCAAGCTGGTTCGGCAGGAGGTGTGCAGCGCCGACCTTGTCTCCTGGCTCAACAAGCACGACGATGTGCCGCTGGTCTCCTCCGCTCTCGTCGAGGTGGAAGTGCCCAGAGCGCTGCGCCGAGCAGCTCCGCAAGCGTTGATCGGCGTGCCGGCTGCCGTCGGACGGCTGTTCCGACTCGAGATCGACAGCACGATTCGGGCGACCGCAGCCGCGTTCGCCGAGCCGACGCTCCGCAGCCTCGACGCCATCCACCTGGCCACCGCCCAGGTGCTGACCAACGAGTCCGGCACGGCACTCACTGCCTTCGTGACCTACGACCGGCGGCTGCTCGACCATGCCAAGGAAGCAGGACTACCCGTAGCAAGCCCTGGCCAGAACTGA
- a CDS encoding TetR family transcriptional regulator → MARWQPDARGRLEAAAFELFRERGFEQTTVTDIATRAGLDKRTFYRLFGDKREALFGGSGQLEDLLVKAVTETDAAPFEAVVAAFRRVAEEIFADRLELVRVRQTIIESSSELQERELRKMGSLVAAVVAALCAKGFGQTTATLATESGVTVFRVAYTRWVEPGNRDSLTDLIAEVASELQAITSPARR, encoded by the coding sequence ATGGCCCGCTGGCAACCGGACGCACGCGGCCGCCTGGAGGCGGCCGCCTTCGAGCTGTTCCGTGAACGCGGCTTCGAACAGACCACGGTCACCGACATCGCCACCCGCGCCGGCCTCGACAAACGCACCTTCTATCGGCTCTTCGGCGACAAACGCGAGGCGCTGTTCGGCGGCAGCGGGCAGTTGGAAGACCTCCTCGTCAAGGCGGTGACCGAGACGGATGCCGCCCCCTTCGAGGCGGTCGTCGCCGCCTTCCGCCGGGTGGCGGAGGAGATCTTCGCCGACCGCCTCGAGCTGGTCCGGGTCCGCCAGACCATCATCGAGAGCAGCTCCGAGCTGCAGGAACGTGAGCTGCGCAAAATGGGCTCGCTGGTGGCCGCGGTCGTTGCCGCGCTGTGCGCCAAGGGCTTCGGCCAGACCACGGCGACCCTGGCCACCGAGTCGGGTGTCACCGTGTTCCGGGTCGCGTACACCCGCTGGGTCGAGCCCGGCAACCGCGACTCGCTCACCGACCTGATCGCCGAGGTCGCCAGCGAACTACAGGCGATCACCTCGCCTGCTCGACGGTAG
- a CDS encoding SAM-dependent methyltransferase, which produces MADHDATLFDRLDTSVPHPARRYNYWLGGKDNFAVDRASADQIAAAWPSAPIAARENRRFLGRATRFLAAEAGIRQFLDIGTGLPTADNTHEIAQAIAPESRVVYVDNDPMVMVHARALLTSTTQGRTSYIEADLREPGKILNHPDLLATLDLSKPVGLMLVAVLHFLPGRGAAAPVVAELVDALPPGSYLVVSNATKDFLPAPIAAVYDRMLAAGQTDIWPRERAEFAALVEGLDLVPPGIGVVSDWRADEQDQPRPAAADVSVYGAVARIP; this is translated from the coding sequence ATGGCCGACCACGACGCAACGCTGTTCGACCGGCTCGACACCTCGGTGCCGCATCCGGCCCGCCGATACAACTACTGGCTCGGTGGGAAGGACAACTTCGCCGTCGATCGGGCCTCGGCGGACCAGATCGCGGCGGCCTGGCCGAGCGCGCCGATCGCGGCGCGAGAAAACCGCCGCTTCCTCGGCCGGGCGACCCGGTTCCTGGCCGCCGAGGCCGGGATCAGGCAGTTCCTCGACATCGGCACCGGCCTGCCCACCGCGGACAACACGCACGAGATCGCCCAGGCGATCGCGCCGGAGTCGCGGGTGGTGTACGTCGACAACGATCCGATGGTGATGGTGCACGCCAGGGCCCTGCTGACCAGCACCACCCAGGGCAGAACGTCCTACATCGAGGCCGATCTGCGCGAGCCCGGCAAGATCCTCAACCATCCCGACCTGCTCGCCACCCTGGACCTGTCCAAGCCGGTCGGGCTGATGCTCGTCGCGGTACTGCACTTCCTGCCGGGTCGAGGGGCGGCCGCGCCGGTCGTCGCCGAGCTTGTCGACGCGCTGCCGCCGGGCAGCTACCTGGTCGTCAGCAACGCGACCAAGGACTTCCTCCCGGCACCGATCGCAGCGGTCTACGACCGGATGCTGGCTGCCGGGCAGACCGACATCTGGCCCCGGGAACGCGCCGAGTTCGCCGCGCTGGTGGAGGGCCTGGACCTCGTACCACCCGGGATCGGGGTGGTGAGCGACTGGCGCGCCGACGAGCAGGACCAGCCACGTCCGGCGGCAGCCGACGTGTCGGTGTACGGTGCGGTCGCCCGAATTCCCTGA
- a CDS encoding SDR family oxidoreductase translates to MRVFVTGASGHLGSAVVPALISAGHDVVGLARSEASTAAIEKLGARTRRGDLSDLDVLRTEANAADGVIHLAFRHDLLLTGDLTGAAGADLAALHALADGLSGSGKPLVGTGGTAMLAMGGLVGRPGTEHDALPSGYRVDAENFVIGLASHDVRSCVVRLAPTVHSPLDRNGFVTVLVAAARQHGYAAYVGEGTNRWPAVHTLDAADLYRLALEKAPAGSRLHAAADEGVPFRQIAAAIARNLDVPVRSISPEEADDYFGFLGPFAQLDNPTSAAITRELLGWSPSRPGLIADLHDGHYFQA, encoded by the coding sequence ATGCGCGTATTCGTCACAGGCGCCTCCGGCCACCTCGGCTCGGCGGTCGTGCCGGCCCTGATCTCCGCCGGACACGACGTCGTCGGCCTGGCCCGCTCCGAAGCGTCCACTGCCGCGATCGAGAAACTGGGTGCCCGGACGCGCCGCGGCGACCTGTCCGACCTCGACGTTCTCCGTACGGAGGCGAACGCCGCCGACGGCGTCATCCACCTGGCGTTCCGTCACGACCTACTGCTCACCGGCGACCTGACCGGCGCCGCCGGTGCCGACCTGGCCGCCCTCCACGCACTCGCCGACGGTCTGAGCGGTTCCGGCAAACCGCTGGTCGGTACGGGCGGCACGGCCATGCTCGCGATGGGCGGACTCGTCGGCCGCCCCGGCACCGAACACGACGCCCTCCCGAGCGGCTACCGGGTCGACGCGGAGAACTTCGTGATCGGCCTCGCCTCCCACGACGTGCGCTCCTGCGTCGTCCGGCTCGCTCCGACGGTGCACAGCCCGCTCGACCGCAACGGTTTCGTCACCGTCCTCGTCGCCGCCGCCCGGCAGCACGGGTACGCGGCGTACGTCGGCGAAGGCACCAACCGGTGGCCGGCCGTGCACACGCTCGACGCGGCCGACCTCTACCGGCTCGCCCTCGAAAAGGCCCCGGCCGGCTCCCGCCTGCACGCCGCCGCCGACGAAGGAGTCCCCTTCCGACAGATCGCCGCCGCCATCGCCCGCAACCTCGACGTGCCGGTCCGCAGCATCAGCCCCGAGGAAGCCGACGACTACTTCGGCTTCCTCGGGCCGTTCGCCCAACTGGACAATCCGACGTCGGCCGCGATCACCCGGGAACTCCTGGGCTGGTCCCCCAGCCGCCCCGGCCTGATCGCCGACCTGCACGACGGGCACTACTTCCAGGCGTGA
- a CDS encoding VOC family protein produces the protein MATRLVQINMKARSDSALGGFWAAVLGWEVSSEGPGVTNLEPAGFVYPDPVAVCIDLVMSAEPKTVKNRVHLDLATTSAAHQAESVARLTELGATPVDIGQGDAPWTVLADPEGNEFCVLEPRPIYLDTGPIATVVVDCADPRAMARFWSEATDWTLYEVTNETARLRSAAGVGPYLEFVRTPDAKVGWNRVHLDVRSYPDDDLDAEAARLRALGATPVDLGRSDIPWKAFADPEGNEFCLLTPA, from the coding sequence GTGGCGACGCGGCTGGTGCAGATCAACATGAAGGCTCGCAGCGACTCCGCGTTGGGTGGTTTCTGGGCGGCGGTCCTCGGCTGGGAGGTCTCCAGCGAGGGACCGGGCGTGACCAACCTCGAACCCGCAGGCTTCGTCTACCCCGATCCGGTCGCCGTCTGCATCGACCTGGTCATGTCCGCCGAACCCAAGACGGTGAAGAACCGCGTACACCTCGACCTGGCCACCACCTCGGCGGCCCATCAGGCGGAGTCGGTCGCACGACTGACGGAGCTCGGCGCGACCCCCGTCGACATCGGCCAGGGCGACGCGCCGTGGACCGTGCTGGCCGACCCGGAAGGCAACGAGTTCTGCGTGCTGGAGCCCCGGCCGATCTACCTGGACACCGGGCCGATCGCCACGGTCGTGGTCGACTGCGCCGACCCGCGAGCAATGGCCCGCTTCTGGAGCGAGGCCACGGACTGGACCCTGTACGAGGTGACCAACGAGACCGCGAGGCTGCGCTCCGCTGCCGGCGTCGGCCCGTACCTGGAGTTCGTCCGTACGCCCGACGCGAAGGTCGGGTGGAACCGCGTCCACCTCGACGTCCGCTCGTACCCGGATGACGACCTGGACGCCGAAGCAGCCAGGCTGCGGGCGCTTGGCGCCACTCCCGTCGACCTCGGCCGAAGCGACATCCCGTGGAAGGCCTTCGCCGATCCGGAAGGCAACGAGTTCTGCCTCCTCACCCCAGCCTGA
- a CDS encoding RNA polymerase sigma factor: protein MDDDRRRFAELFRRHYGAVMRYAARRVGRERAPDLVSEAFLVAWRRLPDVPTTDPLPWLYATTRHLIGNEIRGRARQARLTTRLGAVVETVTADHADVVIDQVRVRHALAQLSEADQEALRLAAWEGLDATAAATVMGCSRTAYKVRLFRARRRLAAALAPTPTRRPADAALSPLANEGGR, encoded by the coding sequence ATGGACGACGATCGGAGACGATTCGCGGAGCTGTTCCGGCGGCACTACGGCGCGGTGATGCGGTACGCGGCCCGCCGGGTCGGCCGGGAACGCGCGCCGGACCTCGTCAGCGAGGCGTTCCTGGTGGCCTGGCGACGCCTGCCGGACGTGCCGACCACCGACCCGCTGCCCTGGCTGTACGCCACCACCCGGCACCTGATCGGCAACGAGATCCGGGGCCGGGCCCGGCAGGCGAGGCTGACGACCCGGCTGGGCGCGGTCGTCGAGACGGTCACGGCCGACCACGCCGATGTCGTGATCGACCAGGTACGGGTCCGCCACGCGCTGGCGCAACTGTCCGAAGCGGACCAGGAGGCGCTGCGGCTGGCCGCCTGGGAAGGGCTCGACGCCACTGCCGCCGCCACCGTCATGGGGTGCAGTCGTACCGCGTACAAGGTGCGGTTGTTTCGGGCCCGGCGGCGGCTGGCGGCCGCGTTGGCGCCGACCCCGACCAGGAGGCCGGCGGACGCCGCGCTCTCCCCGCTGGCGAACGAAGGAGGACGATGA
- a CDS encoding DUF397 domain-containing protein, which translates to MPSSRDALSPEVLATAQYRKSTRSDSTGSCVEVATNVPATVLVRDSKDPAGPALTFAPAGWTSFLSTLTDTP; encoded by the coding sequence ATGCCAAGTAGTCGTGACGCGCTCTCCCCAGAGGTCCTGGCCACAGCGCAGTACCGCAAGTCAACGCGATCGGACAGCACAGGTTCATGCGTCGAGGTGGCCACCAACGTCCCCGCCACAGTCCTCGTACGCGACAGCAAAGACCCCGCCGGCCCGGCACTCACCTTCGCCCCCGCCGGCTGGACGTCCTTCCTCTCCACCCTCACCGACACCCCCTGA
- a CDS encoding type II toxin-antitoxin system prevent-host-death family antitoxin, with protein sequence MERIGVRELNQNTSQVLARVSGGETVEITDRGHPIARLVPVGDDRSVLAKLVAAGRAVAPTGGGSVPLPPKLGDEDVDVAASLVAMRDEERW encoded by the coding sequence ATGGAGCGTATCGGTGTCCGAGAGCTGAATCAGAACACGAGTCAGGTGTTGGCTCGGGTGAGTGGTGGCGAGACTGTCGAGATCACCGACCGCGGACACCCGATTGCCCGACTTGTTCCGGTAGGCGACGACCGGTCAGTATTGGCGAAGCTGGTAGCGGCGGGGCGAGCCGTCGCCCCCACCGGCGGCGGCTCTGTGCCGCTTCCCCCGAAGCTCGGTGACGAGGATGTGGACGTGGCCGCCTCGCTTGTCGCGATGCGTGACGAGGAGCGCTGGTGA